The genomic stretch gcatatatttatttatatagaaatgttGTAGATATTCgatagaacaaaaacaaaaaaaaaacaaaaaaaaaaaaaagaaataaaaataaaataaaaaaagaaagaggaaaagagataaaaagggaaaaacaaaGGGAGGGAGGCAAAAAGGTGTAATGGGAGGGATGAGGGGGgatgaggagaaagagagagagagagagaaaatagtcgaataatcgaaagagagaaaagcacTTACGTCCATCAAGAAAGTAATGGTCGCGTGACTGAGAACACGTAGCATTGGGGTTGCGTGGGCATAGAACAAGGACATTCGATTGGCCAACTCATTCCCAACAATTAAATCCTTCTCCGCATTATCCTGTCGTGTCAACGACGCCCTCGTCAATGTCCTACGATAGTAACTGAAATCATTTTGGATAGCTGGAGTTTTCATTTTGTGCTCGTCGAACTTCAAAACGAATTCGAGAATCTCAGCGAGTTGTTTAACAAGAGCCTGTTGGGTTTCCAGGTGTTGCGTTGGCGTTAAATTTCCCGAACATAATTGTCCAAGTATTTTCGGTACTACGCTTTCTAAACGAACAAAATGATGATATAagattgaagaaagaaaaaaagaaagagaggaaagaaagaaaaaaaaaaaaatatagacaaaaaaaaataaaaaacaaataagattaaaaaaatttttccctttttcttcgttcttcttcgttcttcttcttcttcttcttcttcttcttcttattcttgcttttcttctttttacaatcTCTCATTAGAGAGtcttaaaatttattgattactcgaaaataattatgaaaatattctaatcgatgattaataaatatttatatttttttatggaaaataattcggaacaaatacaaatttattttttcgagttttaaataaatatatatatatatataatttttttttgaatatttttttcgcgatcaaagaaaagcaaaaaaaaaagaagaagaagaagaagaagaaaataatgagaaaggaAATGGAAACGGACGAACCCAATTCCAAAGAAAATTCGTAGAATCTTTTGAGCTTCGCTACGAGCGGTGCTACGGTCAAGTAAGCCTTTCGTTGGCACTCCTCCGTAGGGGCCGATATtgcttctcttatttctttccctGCACCTTTGTAACATTGAATCTCCTCCAAAATAGATTCAGAATTTTTCAGGACTCTTTGAACGGCATCGAATGTCTCACGTTCGATATCCGAGGGCTGTGcgtctaaaaataaattattcaatccATTGGCTGttgtcaaataaatatttaagaaataaattaacaaagaaattatttataaataaatatgtaataataataataataataataataataataataataataataataataataataataataataataataataataatttaagaaagaaaaataagaagaagaagaataagaggaaggaaaaggaaaaaaaaaaagagagagagaatgctttGCTTAATAATTtgcaataaataaaagcaaaaagagagaaaagagaagaagggaaacaaaaaaaaaaaaaaaaagaaagaaaattaacttACTCTCGAAATCCAAAAAGACGTCGTACTTTTGAGGCGTGCAACAGGTAGACTCGTCCCGAGCCAGAAGACTCAAAAGCTTTCCCATCCTGAATCCCCAGTTCCTTCTGGTCAGGATCGACTTACAACAGAAAGGGCatctaaaatgataaaaagtaaGGGATCATATTTACACCGCCCGAGAAAATCGCGGGtcagaaacaaaataaaaaaaatgttaataaataaaaagagaaaaaaacaaaaagaagaagaagaagaagaagaagaagaaagaatataaaaaaaaagaacatgaaaAAATGACTACGACTAATGAATGAGTttggaggggggggggggggacgAGTATTTACTCTACTTACACTCGGTACTTGTTATTCaaaggattaattaaaaatttaagagCAAAGGTCAAAggttagagaagaaaaagctatctctctctctctctctctctctctctcttttactctctacTCGACAGACAGCTTGCCAGTTATGAAACGTTAATCTTGCATAGAGGAGGTGTATCAACTGGCGCGTTACCTTCGAAGGGTAGAAAGATATgccaggaggaggaggaggaggaggaggagatggaggaCAATATAAAAAGTGGGAGAGATAGTCGCGTATCAAAACCGCAGAATAAATGGATTCTCCGAACTCGTCGATGAGGTATGAACATTCATTTAATTCCAACGAATGAAACTTGCTGCTGACCTCACCTGAATATAGTCCGATAatggaaggaagaggaagaggattaAATGCACTAGAGGAATAGGAAGagcaagaggaggaggaggaggaggaggaggagaaggtgaaAGAGGAGAAGTTATCACCGAACGATCTTTCACGAACGAATTAGCTACGACATAATCGACAAGGGGAGAACCGATCTTCTAGGATAATTGCTAAATTTATGATGGCACGAACGAgaatcgattataattaaaatcaatttctgCGGTCTaccgtatgtatgtaagtccTAAGTAATATGTATTATCCTATTTAGTCCGGCAGTTATGCTATGTAATTATTTCCGTTCGATTATTAACGAAACCACATGTTAATTGACATTTTCAAAATGTAATACGAAGATCatcacgtacgtatgtacataagtatgtacacattatgtacgtacgtacataagtTTACTCATagtgaaaataagaaaattattatccttcgtaaacgataaaatgtatttctatataaattgcTTTCGTCGTTTCAATAAAAACACGAAAGTCACGTTTATTTCTCTCGAGAGAAATCGTaccttattaatt from Vespa crabro chromosome 6, iyVesCrab1.2, whole genome shotgun sequence encodes the following:
- the LOC124424663 gene encoding CYFIP-related Rac1 interactor B; this translates as MGKLLSLLARDESTCCTPQKYDVFLDFENAQPSDIERETFDAVQRVLKNSESILEEIQCYKGAGKEIREAISAPTEECQRKAYLTVAPLVAKLKRFYEFSLELESVVPKILGQLCSGNLTPTQHLETQQALVKQLAEILEFVLKFDEHKMKTPAIQNDFSYYRRTLTRASLTRQDNAEKDLIVGNELANRMSLFYAHATPMLRVLSHATITFLMDNEDIPRENITETLGTMAKVCLRMLENPNLLAQFQREETQLFVLRVMVGLVILYDHVHPQGAFVKGSNVDVKGCVKLLKDQPPYKSEGLLNALRYTTKHLNEENTPKNIKNLLAA